In Buchnera aphidicola (Schlechtendalia peitan), one genomic interval encodes:
- the ssb gene encoding single-stranded DNA-binding protein, giving the protein MASRGINKVILVGFVGQDPEVRYMQNGVAVTNITLATSETWKDKNTGEMKEKTEWHKIVFFKKLAEIAGEYLRKGSQVYVEGSLQTRKWQDQNGLDRYVTEIIVGIGGTMQMLGNRHVNNPSPSLGYLKNNTHIAEKKLSINNPEKNDSKKIVNNTIANDLEFDDEDIPF; this is encoded by the coding sequence ATGGCTAGTAGAGGAATAAATAAAGTTATTCTTGTGGGTTTTGTAGGTCAAGATCCAGAAGTTCGGTATATGCAAAATGGAGTAGCAGTTACTAATATTACGTTAGCTACATCTGAAACTTGGAAAGATAAAAATACTGGAGAAATGAAAGAAAAAACAGAATGGCATAAAATCGTTTTTTTTAAAAAATTAGCAGAGATTGCAGGAGAATATTTGAGAAAAGGATCGCAGGTTTATGTTGAAGGATCATTACAAACTAGAAAATGGCAAGATCAAAATGGATTAGATCGTTATGTTACAGAAATTATTGTTGGTATTGGCGGAACTATGCAAATGTTAGGAAATAGACATGTAAATAACCCTTCACCATCATTAGGATATTTAAAAAATAATACGCATATTGCAGAAAAAAAATTGTCGATAAATAATCCAGAAAAAAATGATTCTAAAAAAATTGTTAATAATACTATTGCTAATGATTTAGAATTTGATGATGAAGATATTCCTTTTTAA
- the dusA gene encoding tRNA dihydrouridine(20/20a) synthase DusA — MTNIYKFSVAPMLHYTDRHCRFLHRQFTTQTLLYTEMITEDYLINFKNTIPKVHTYEHPIAIQIAGKNPKKLEICSRIAYSKGYDEINLNVGCPSNRVKKSGFGIYLVQNIPLLTNIIKTMVNSVPIPVSIKTRIGLDKQDDYYFLRNLVKCTSQYGMCNKYIIHARKALSNGISTKHNRTIPQLNYNMVYTLKKDFPKLTIIINGNILSIQDAKIHLKHVDGVMIGRSIYNNPSILSHVDTEMFGLKKKCIKTLIRNMYPYIEHELHMGTSFQHISRHMFGLFYGIPGCKMWKKYLSDNIYKKNSDITILENALKFVT; from the coding sequence ATGACAAACATTTATAAATTTTCAGTTGCTCCTATGTTACACTATACTGATCGACACTGTAGATTTTTACATCGTCAATTTACAACACAAACATTGTTATATACTGAAATGATAACCGAAGATTATTTAATAAATTTTAAAAATACTATTCCTAAAGTACATACTTATGAACATCCTATAGCTATTCAAATTGCTGGAAAAAATCCTAAAAAACTTGAAATATGTTCAAGAATAGCTTATTCAAAAGGATATGATGAAATTAATTTAAATGTAGGTTGTCCTTCTAATAGAGTAAAAAAATCGGGATTTGGTATATATTTGGTACAAAATATTCCACTTTTAACAAATATTATTAAAACAATGGTAAATTCTGTTCCAATACCTGTGAGCATAAAAACTAGAATCGGTTTAGATAAGCAAGATGATTATTATTTTTTAAGAAATCTTGTAAAATGTACTTCACAATATGGAATGTGCAATAAATATATTATTCATGCGCGAAAAGCATTATCCAATGGAATTAGCACAAAACATAATAGAACTATACCTCAATTAAATTATAATATGGTATATACGCTAAAAAAAGACTTTCCAAAATTAACTATAATTATTAATGGAAATATCTTATCCATACAAGATGCTAAAATTCATTTAAAACATGTTGATGGAGTAATGATTGGACGATCTATATATAATAATCCTTCCATATTATCGCATGTAGATACAGAAATGTTTGGGCTTAAAAAAAAATGCATAAAAACACTTATAAGAAATATGTATCCTTATATTGAACATGAATTACACATGGGTACATCTTTTCAACATATTTCAAGACACATGTTTGGATTATTTTATGGCATTCCTGGTTGCAAAATGTGGAAAAAATACTTAAGTGATAACATATATAAAAAAAATTCCGATATAACAATACTAGAAAACGCACTGAAATTTGTGACTTAA
- the bioH gene encoding pimeloyl-ACP methyl ester esterase BioH codes for MKQFHWNTIGTGKIHLVLVHGWGFNSEIWNTLLPELNTHFTIHLVDLPGFGNNHTFPPMNLKNTAKLLEQYIPHNSILLGWSMGGLIVSKIALYYPNKIKGFISVASSPCFITRLHWPGIVTHTLLKFYYQLIMNYKQTITNFIHIQPKNLQTHYKEICILNNNVLSHPKPKLSTLKRGLQILCHSDLRQEMKYIKIPLLRIYGSLDTLVPKSISEILDKQLPNTKSIIIQKCAHAPFISNKYEFSNIILQFSKYLNHLK; via the coding sequence ATGAAACAATTTCATTGGAACACCATAGGTACTGGAAAAATACATTTAGTTTTAGTTCATGGATGGGGATTTAACTCAGAAATTTGGAATACATTATTGCCTGAATTAAATACGCATTTTACAATTCATTTAGTAGATTTGCCTGGATTTGGAAATAACCATACGTTTCCACCTATGAACTTAAAAAATACAGCTAAACTACTAGAACAATATATACCTCATAATTCTATATTATTAGGTTGGTCTATGGGAGGACTAATTGTTAGTAAAATTGCTTTATATTATCCGAATAAAATTAAAGGATTTATTAGTGTGGCGTCCTCACCGTGCTTTATAACACGTTTGCACTGGCCGGGTATCGTTACACATACATTGCTTAAGTTTTATTATCAACTTATTATGAACTATAAACAGACTATTACAAATTTTATACATATACAACCAAAAAATTTACAAACACATTACAAAGAAATATGTATTTTAAACAATAATGTTTTATCTCATCCTAAACCTAAATTATCTACACTAAAAAGAGGATTACAAATTCTATGTCATTCAGACTTAAGACAAGAAATGAAGTATATAAAAATACCACTACTTAGAATATACGGATCTTTAGATACACTAGTCCCAAAGAGTATCTCCGAAATTTTAGATAAACAATTACCAAATACTAAATCTATAATAATTCAAAAGTGCGCACACGCTCCATTTATTTCTAACAAATATGAATTTAGTAACATTATATTACAATTTTCAAAATACTTAAACCATTTAAAATAA